From the Ammospiza caudacuta isolate bAmmCau1 chromosome 1, bAmmCau1.pri, whole genome shotgun sequence genome, the window TCTCACAGAGAACAAGCTCTGGTTTTCACAGCTTGGTGCTGTTCTGCACAGCACATAGGGCTCTGATTTGCACGTGGACGTTTTTGTAGCCAGCCAAGCTCAGCTTTATTTCTTGGAAAAGAAACGGGCATTCAGCTTTACTTCTTGGATGAGGTCCAGTCATAACTTTGATTCTCACTGTTGCATGGGAGAGAACTGTGTATTCTTATGTCTCTGAGTGGTGTCACCTTGAGAAATTCTGTTAGCACCCCTCACTGTACAGAGGGATGCACAAACACACCTGTGTCTCAAAGCTCTGCACGTGCCTCAGTATCCTTTCTCCCAGTAACGTGGCATGAGAGCCAGTGTGGTCTGACATGGTCCTCCCTCCCAGCCATGCTGCAAAACAGCTCTTATCAGATCAACCCTTCATGGCCAAGGAGCAGAAAAATTCTGTGATATTATGCTGGGGTTGTTGTTTTGGCAGTgggagagaaaggcagcagtgaAAGCCCTTGCTTAGCAAAATCCCTGTTTTACAGGTTCATTTACTGCCAGTAAATCAGCTGGGTCTGACATCTCCTAATACATGTTTGTAAAGATGAcacaaaaggcagctgtaaagcagAGGTTGTGCTGTTGGGTTTTTGTGCAGGGAAAAAACTGCCTACTCCTACTCAAACTAGCCTAATTTCAAACTCAGGGTTACAATCCTTTTAAAACAGTTGTTCAGAGACACTCAAAATATAATCAGCACTCCTCTATGTCTACTTTTCTCCCCTTAATGTGTTTCAGAACTTACACTGCAACAGACACAGTCACTATAAGTCAACCCTGTAAATAAGGCCAGCATTCTGTAAACCCCTACTTTATATTTATACCATCTGAAGTCTATCTAAGTAGTGTCAGTGAATTATCTTTAGTGTAATAGATCGGTTTCTGTTCATTTTCAAGACACAGAAAACCAGTCATGTCCAGCAATTTGGTGACTGCTACACATAATTAAAGTAGCATTAATATCTTTATCTATCTAATATCttaaacatttttaacattAACTTGCATAGTGCTTTAGAAATTAAGCTTATAGGGGTagaaaactaaacaaaaaagcAGACCAGAATCTCTCCAGCTGTTACAGCTATACCATTCACAGAGGAAGCAGATTCCTCTAAGTTATCATTCAAGCAAAACTAGTGTGATAAGCTATTTATACAATTTATTCCAACTGGAATAGTAAAATTGcactaaaatattaaaatacaagcCTATAATGTTAATGATCCCTcattaagaaaaagaagacaTTCACAACTTGTTTCATCTGGAAATAATCACAATATTATTAAGCTGTGAATACAAACttcaaacaaaacatttttgtctttcaaaTTACAGCACTTGCCAACACACTGAGCAAGTCCCTACTCACCTTAAGAAGTTTTGCTTACAAGCAATTAATTACTGAAAGTCAATTCTCAATCTGTGCTGTTAATGAGTCTTAGAGTACCAGATAGATCAATATTGTCTTGacaaatttccattttcatttaacTAAATCTCGGATACCATTTATACCCTCatgctgcaaaagcaagcaTGAAGTAGCTCTACTCCTTTACCTGGCATCAAAAGAACTTGCACTACTCTCAGCCACTGAAAGAAAGAGCACAGTTTAAACTCATGTTAAAGCTTTTCAGATGAGTTAATGCTGCAGAAACCATACCCTTGATTTTTGCCACCATAATAATGTGCACAAATGCATTTCTCCTGCAGGTGGACATGAATCTGCTCTGCCAGAATCAATGATCAACCCTGTTCTAATTAACAAGAAAGTTAAAAGATCAAAGTCATGTAGAGGAGACGTCCCTGTCAGAAAGGTCCCACTGGAGACAACCAAGGGTGGCGACTCAGAAGAGGATTTGCTGTGGCGCGTCCACCTGGGCAGGCACCGCCTGGGGCAGGCCCTGGGACAAGGAGATTCCTGGGATCTctcccactgccacagcacACCATGGGGTTTTGACAACCAGAGACTGATTTCAAAGGGAAATGGCACACTGCAGACCGAGGAATCAGCAGGAGCAAGTGAACTGGCTGAGCTCAGGCAGCTGGGAAGCTCAAGTGCATTGAACAGTCTCAGCAGAGAGAACGGCTGCAACATTTCAAGCTCCTGCCAAAAGCCTCCTCTGAAATCACCCACTGCAGCACTTTGGGCACATCAGCACATTTCTGCTACAAAAGGCATGCCAGTCTGCAACAAACTGACCTTTTACCCTTTCCCAAATAGGAAAGGGCCCAGAATTTCTGAAGCTGCAAGGAGGCTTGGGTTGTATGTCTCACAATGAGGACATTCAGTAATACCTAAAACTTAGTCAAAAAGTTGACTAAAACATAAAATAGCAAAGTAGCCTTCTAGTTACACAGATCAGCCTGCTGAGGGTTTACTGCTGTTATTAGCCACAGAAGATTCTGACTACATAATCTTTAATATCTTTATAATTTTTAACACATTATTTCATCATTCACTTTCAAGATATTCAAGATAATTtctgatgtatttttaaaatcagttaatAAAACCTCTACTCATGTCTATTGTTGTAATGAGATGTAGTCTCCCCTTCTTCAAGATCTTTAGAGGGATGAGACCCTTTCTTGCAGGTTCTTTTCAATGACACAAACAGGATCTTTGTATCACCCACTTCTGGCTGCAAGTGTTCAGACACATGTCTTTTTCAAATGTAGTCTTCACAAAAATTGGAGATGGTAAATGTCTCCCTATTTCATGATGGGTAGACATGGGACATCATAGGaactgggttttttcttcacagtagtTGAAGTATTTAAAGAAGGAttaagaaggggaaaaaaataaagaatagaTATACCTAATAGATATAACAAGGAGAAATACTAGATAACAATTAGTCCACATGAAATGAGAAACTACCTGCAAGGAAATACTTCAAAAACTTCATTGTCCTTTGACTGATTTAGTTATCTTAATTAAACATGGACCTTGAAAACTTTGGTTTTAAAGTCAGTGCAGGTTTATGCATGGACTAAGTAACTAACTCCTTTGTAAACTCTTTCATACAAACACTTTGTCCTTTCCTCAGGCTTCTCTAGGATATTACTGTGCTTTGTACTGACTGGAACTAATTTAGAAAAGGTATTTTGCCTTTGGAGAATCTTTCAATTTAATTTCCAAGGACATTATTAAAGAGCATTTTCATTAAGTTTTCACTTGTTAGTGGGGTAGTTTCAGTTGTGAGAAAAGTTGCGATTCTAACATTTCAAGAGACTGGAATATTACACACACACAATTGTCTAACAAGAAAATTacagttttttttcctaaagtagCTGTAgtgaaaatgaagcagaaaaatatgaaaagagCCTAAAACTTCAAATACTAGGAAGTCCCACTTCTGAAAGGCACCTGATCTGCAAATCCTTTCCTGTTAACTTCTTCATGTTTGGCCATCATGGGCAGAAGCTGTCACCACAGATGTAGTCAAGTTTCAAGCACTGAACTCAAGACTGCCATAAAGCAAATTTATCTATCAGTAGGCAAGCCTTACTGATTTATGCACATGGGGGAACATGGAATCCTGAAATTCTAGTTCGGTGTCTTGTTCACAAGCCCATAATCCCTCTGAGGTTCCCATTTCCAAAGCTGAAAATGGGACTCTCATGGTCGTTTACCTGACTTCTTAAGAAAAATGT encodes:
- the C1H9orf152 gene encoding uncharacterized protein C9orf152 homolog; amino-acid sequence: MKEMSCFCLAFSSLLEQMVKAYKYVTGIFLVTHSSEPQVSDGVKKLTRMDVSMLEEQYDHIKQKQKLQPHIIVYKTGGHESALPESMINPVLINKKVKRSKSCRGDVPVRKVPLETTKGGDSEEDLLWRVHLGRHRLGQALGQGDSWDLSHCHSTPWGFDNQRLISKGNGTLQTEESAGASELAELRQLGSSSALNSLSRENGCNISSSCQKPPLKSPTAALWAHQHISATKGMPVCNKLTFYPFPNRKGPRISEAARRLGLYVSQ